A window from Littorina saxatilis isolate snail1 linkage group LG9, US_GU_Lsax_2.0, whole genome shotgun sequence encodes these proteins:
- the LOC138975323 gene encoding fibroblast growth factor receptor 3-like, producing MRRMELRFCVTVCIYLVMQTSGVLATSLRQNKDSSQLDSSPAIIERDPGDIWWAQKMTGGVKGTVSSMVSLSCKVQGVSKDKLDIQWYKDGDMSRPITSLKKKVIKKDSTLRINDLKESDSGNYTCLVNSSSAHLNWTYEVVVTKGKSYPFISRGPVNTTVEEGGTAELSCEIRDSAEDISWMQWVLQHSINGSFYDEEHNPYLTVLKVSSNISTYPSKFENPFNLVLKNVTEDDEGWYTCIVRNGVNGRMYKSAYVNVSSNLSDLVKTRTLFSLGVPSFSLLDSYPVIIGVAAGLVVLIVVVTAGLLFFKYKQQKLRTKYQLYPTKELVASQPLMQKPCRMSINTLYPPPPRPVRLPYDAEWEFPRNRLIFLEQIGEGAFGIVKQATAYGIGRVPKASTVAVKMLRENATPSEQQEFVRELEVMKSVKKMGHHVNIVNFLGCSTLGGPLLVIVEFAKNGNLRDYLESCRDGINGYGKFVAADDPGWYTKTPGGQIISRKSLISYAFQVARGMDFLSSKKCIHRDLAARNVLVTDDHILKIADFGLTRTGDYYKKRTGGRLPVKWMAPEALFDMRYSTKSDVWSFGVVLWEIFSLGGMPYASIPHEDLYNKLLEEGYRMPRPPLASHTLYDIMVRCWHTAPGGRPDFSQLVCQIDRLLMASLSDEAYLDMTQ from the exons CTATTATCGAGAGAGATCCTGGGGACATTTGGTGGGCACAGAAGATGACAGGGGGAGTGAAAGGAACTGTATCCTCCATGGTCAGCCTGAGTTGTAAGGTGCAAGGGGTCAGCAAAGACAAGCTCGATATTCAGTGGTACAAGGACGGTGACATGAGTCGCCCCATCACCAGCCTAAAAAAAAAGGTCATAAAAAAG GATTCCACGCTGCGCATTAACGATTTGAAGGAGTCTGACAGTGGAAATTACACCTGTCTTGTGAACAGCTCCAGCGCACACCTCAACTGGACTTATGAGGTGGTTGTCACCAAAGGGAAAA GTTATCCTTTCATTAGCAGAGGGCCAGTCAACACGACTGTGGAGGAAGGTGGCACCGCTGAGCTGTCCTGTGAGATTCGCGACAGTGCTGAAGATATCTCCTGGATGCAATGGGTGCTGCAACATTCCATCAACGGCTCGTTCTATGACGAGGAGCACAATCCTTACCTCACCGTTCTCAAG GTGTCCAGCAACATAAGCACGTATCCCTCCAAATTCGAGAATCCTTTCAATCTTGTTTTGAAGAATGTGACTGAGGATGACGAAGGATGGTACACTTGTATCGTAAGGAACGGCGTTAACGGCAGAATGTACAAATCAGCCTATGTAAATGTCAGCAGTAACTTGA GTGACTTGGTCAAGACAAGGACGTTATTCTCGTTAGGAGTTCCCTCGTTCAGCCTTCTGGATTCCTATCCTGTTATTATCGGTGTGGCGGCAGGGCTTGTCGTCCTCATTGTCGTGGTCACTGCTGGTTTGCTTTTCTTCAAGTACAAGCAGCAAAAGTTGAGGACCAAGTATCAGCTCTATCCAACCAAG GAACTTGTGGCTTCTCAACCACTGATGCAGAAGCCTTGTCGCATGTCCATCAACACACTgtatccccctcctccccggCCCGTCAGACTTCCCTATGATGCAGAATGGGAGTTTCCTCGTAATCG ACTGATTTTCTTGGAACAGATTGGAGAAGGAGCGTTTGGCATTGTGAAGCAGGCGACAGCCTATGGCATTGGGAGGGTGCCGAAAGCAAGCACTGTCGCCGTCAAAATGCTCAGAG AGAACGCCACGCCCTCAGAGCAACAGGAGTTTGTCAGAGAGCTGGAGGTGATGAAGAGTGTGAAGAAGATGGGTCACCACGTCAACATCGTCAACTTCCTGGGCTGTAGCACTCTGGGAG GTCCGCTCTTGGTTATCGTGGAGTTTGCCAAAAACGGGAATCTGCGAGATTACCTCGAGAGCTGTCGAGATGGAATCAATGGCTACGGCAAATTTGtggcagcagacgacccaggcTGGTATACCAAAACACCGGGCGGACAGATCATCAGTCGCAAGAGTCTCATCTCCTACGCATTCCAGGTTGCTCGAGGCATGGACTTTTTGTCATCTAAGAAA TGCATTCACCGTGACCTGGCAGCACGCAATGTGCTTGTGACTGACGACCACATTCTGAAGATTGCCGACTTTGGTCTCACCAGAACCGGGGATTACTACAAGAAGCGAACAGGG GGTCGACTCCCAGTGAAATGGATGGCACCTGAGGCACTGTTTGACATGCGCTACAGCACAAAGAGCGATGT GTGGTCATTTGGAGTTGTGCTGTGGGAAATCTTTTCGCTGGGCGGTATGCCGTATGCCTCCATTCCTCATGAAGATTTGTACAACAAGCTGTTGGAAGAAGGATACCGCATGCCTAGGCCTCCACTTGCTTCCCACACTCT CTATGACATCATGGTGAGATGCTGGCACACTGCACCTGGAGGCCGCCCAGACTTCTCCCAACTGGTCTGTCAGATTGACCGCCTCTTGATGGCGTCCTTGAGCGACGAG GCTTACTTGGACATGACTCAGTAG